One window from the genome of Pyrobaculum ferrireducens encodes:
- a CDS encoding succinate dehydrogenase: MRAGKGIGEWFRSVNYERLFFAIHRLTAIYLVLYIFPRPYLVLIHGSWEEALKLDMTPLGKLLATLFVFSILFHGINGLRIILIELGIIKGWPRRDPIRPVPALRTSTLHLLLVALTVVGTIIGTALGLYLILYGSEVWP, encoded by the coding sequence ATGAGGGCTGGTAAAGGCATTGGGGAGTGGTTCAGAAGTGTCAATTACGAGCGGCTGTTCTTCGCGATACATAGATTAACAGCTATATACCTGGTGCTTTACATATTCCCAAGACCCTATCTCGTGCTGATACATGGATCGTGGGAGGAGGCTCTGAAGCTGGACATGACTCCTCTAGGCAAGCTTCTGGCTACTTTGTTTGTATTTTCGATACTTTTCCACGGCATAAATGGCCTCAGGATAATATTGATAGAGCTGGGGATCATAAAGGGGTGGCCCCGGCGCGATCCCATAAGGCCGGTGCCTGCGCTGAGAACATCCACGTTACATCTACTGCTTGTAGCGCTTACAGTAGTGGGAACAATCATAGGCACCGCGCTGGGGTTGTACTTAATACTATATGGTTCCGAGGTGTGGCCATGA
- a CDS encoding DNA polymerase sliding clamp — protein sequence MSARALFPKGKEPRYAFEVLIKMLPEAVLSFSSDGITLKALDPTKTTLFDLRFNATALEDYLVEEETKVGLIFTTIKDVIKRVGATEKLELEVDRERNRFSLYIYPKRGKDAGLIRRFSFPIVQVVEEEIPELAVSFDASFEIDSDVLDDTLSMVAGVSDWVQIAVAPEKVSLRGVGEGGKASETELGFDSESVFNISAEEPVSGKYTVEMLRDINSKMKSISKRVRVELSSGKPIKLTYEFTTGTFVVIVAPRVD from the coding sequence ATGAGTGCAAGAGCTTTATTCCCAAAGGGCAAGGAGCCCCGCTATGCCTTTGAGGTCCTTATCAAAATGTTGCCCGAAGCTGTGCTCAGCTTCTCTAGCGATGGCATAACCCTCAAGGCGCTTGACCCCACTAAGACCACGCTCTTCGACTTGAGATTCAACGCCACTGCTTTAGAAGACTACTTAGTCGAGGAGGAGACCAAGGTGGGGCTTATCTTTACCACAATCAAAGACGTAATCAAGCGTGTAGGCGCCACAGAAAAGCTGGAGCTCGAGGTTGACAGGGAGAGAAACCGGTTTTCGCTCTACATATACCCCAAAAGAGGTAAAGACGCCGGCCTAATAAGGCGCTTCTCCTTCCCCATAGTACAGGTTGTTGAAGAGGAGATACCTGAGCTGGCTGTGTCTTTCGACGCCTCTTTTGAGATAGACTCAGATGTACTAGACGACACCTTGTCCATGGTTGCTGGGGTGTCCGACTGGGTGCAGATAGCAGTGGCTCCAGAGAAGGTATCGTTGAGGGGTGTTGGGGAGGGCGGTAAGGCATCCGAGACAGAGTTGGGCTTTGACAGCGAATCGGTGTTCAATATATCTGCCGAGGAACCCGTGTCTGGGAAGTATACTGTAGAGATGCTTAGAGACATCAATAGCAAGATGAAGAGCATTTCAAAACGCGTAAGGGTAGAGCTCTCCTCAGGCAAGCCAATAAAGCTCACTTATGAATTCACAACAGGTACATTCGTGGTCATTGTAGCCCCAAGGGTGGATTGA
- a CDS encoding electron transfer flavoprotein subunit alpha/FixB family protein, with the protein MTCKLWPPVNKEEYKGVWVYLERDGDKRLKDVGLELLGKARELAQKLGNSEVGGVIVAGSEEMAREAIYHGADKVVIIDNPDLKTYTPMEYAEAIAQVVQKYKPEIFLIGATKRGRELAAYIANTLTTGITADCTALEVDPKTRDLLQIRPTFGGTQLATIRTPQRRPQMASVRPGVFPKPQRDTSRTGEIIVERVEIPTRRTRLVSIEKRIERDIADLPPVESADVVVAGGRGLGSAEGFKLLIDLAKLLNGTVGASLMAVRAGWAPHTRQIGQTGKTIRPRLYIAVGISGAIQHLMGITEAKTIVAINPDPHAPIMENADYAVVGDYKQILPALIEELRRLKNQR; encoded by the coding sequence ATGACCTGCAAGCTTTGGCCTCCGGTAAACAAGGAGGAGTATAAAGGTGTGTGGGTCTACCTTGAACGGGATGGCGACAAGAGGCTGAAAGACGTGGGTTTGGAGTTGCTGGGCAAGGCCAGGGAGTTGGCTCAGAAACTCGGAAACTCCGAGGTTGGCGGCGTGATTGTAGCGGGTAGTGAAGAAATGGCCCGTGAAGCCATTTATCACGGCGCTGATAAAGTCGTAATAATCGACAACCCGGATCTAAAGACGTACACGCCTATGGAGTACGCCGAAGCCATCGCCCAAGTTGTGCAGAAGTACAAGCCAGAGATCTTCCTCATAGGAGCCACAAAGCGGGGTAGGGAGCTTGCGGCGTATATCGCAAACACTTTGACAACGGGAATAACAGCAGACTGCACCGCGCTGGAGGTAGATCCCAAGACCCGCGACTTGTTGCAAATACGCCCCACATTCGGCGGCACACAGCTAGCCACAATAAGAACGCCCCAGCGGCGCCCGCAAATGGCAAGCGTCAGACCCGGCGTGTTTCCAAAACCACAACGTGATACTAGCAGAACTGGAGAAATTATCGTAGAAAGAGTAGAGATACCCACCAGAAGGACACGTTTAGTATCTATCGAAAAGAGAATAGAGAGAGACATCGCAGATCTACCTCCTGTCGAATCCGCAGACGTTGTAGTGGCGGGAGGCAGAGGCCTGGGCTCCGCGGAGGGGTTTAAGCTACTAATAGACCTGGCCAAACTGCTCAACGGAACAGTAGGCGCGTCGCTTATGGCGGTGCGCGCCGGCTGGGCCCCCCACACTAGGCAGATAGGCCAGACAGGCAAGACAATACGCCCCAGGCTATACATAGCGGTTGGGATAAGCGGCGCCATACAGCATCTAATGGGCATCACAGAGGCCAAGACAATAGTCGCAATAAACCCAGACCCGCACGCGCCAATTATGGAAAACGCCGACTACGCCGTGGTAGGGGACTATAAGCAGATCTTACCAGCTCTAATTGAGGAATTAAGAAGGCTGAAAAATCAGCGTTAA
- a CDS encoding electron transfer flavoprotein subunit beta/FixA family protein produces MKIVVFTKAAVPLSSAIRIDPKTGTLIREGVPLTANVWDRDAVEFALKLRDRYGGEVIALSMAPPSGIPALESLIGMGVDRAILASDRAFAGADTWATAHVLAKTIEKFIPDYDLIVTGEETIDSTTAHIGAQTASWLGVPYVYYVYDAEIKGRTIVVRRFLEDEGVDEVYEVEMPAVVSVLKGSQVPREISLSRKLAARERIQTISNKELGLDPECVGLRGSPTVVAGMAPAVYPPRKKIVLQGESGEVARKLVEALKQEGIL; encoded by the coding sequence ATGAAGATCGTTGTTTTCACAAAGGCAGCTGTGCCTCTCTCCTCGGCGATAAGAATCGATCCAAAGACCGGCACTCTGATAAGAGAAGGCGTGCCACTCACAGCAAACGTGTGGGATAGAGACGCCGTGGAGTTTGCCCTGAAACTTAGAGATCGATATGGGGGCGAGGTGATAGCCCTATCCATGGCGCCGCCAAGCGGGATCCCGGCCTTAGAAAGCTTGATAGGTATGGGCGTTGACCGGGCCATCCTCGCCTCGGATAGGGCATTCGCGGGTGCTGACACCTGGGCCACGGCGCACGTGCTCGCCAAGACAATCGAGAAGTTTATTCCAGACTACGATTTAATAGTTACTGGCGAGGAGACTATAGACAGCACCACGGCGCATATAGGCGCGCAGACGGCGAGCTGGCTGGGGGTGCCATACGTCTATTACGTATATGACGCGGAGATAAAGGGAAGGACAATTGTAGTTCGCCGCTTCTTAGAGGACGAAGGTGTTGATGAGGTTTATGAAGTGGAGATGCCTGCTGTGGTATCTGTGCTAAAGGGTTCACAAGTGCCGAGAGAGATTAGCCTAAGCCGTAAGCTCGCTGCCAGGGAACGTATCCAGACAATTAGTAATAAGGAACTAGGTCTAGATCCCGAGTGTGTTGGTCTACGAGGTAGCCCCACTGTGGTCGCCGGCATGGCGCCTGCTGTGTATCCGCCACGTAAGAAAATAGTGTTGCAAGGCGAGTCTGGCGAGGTCGCGAGAAAACTAGTCGAGGCGTTAAAACAGGAGGGTATATTGTAG
- a CDS encoding ferredoxin family protein: protein MSLKYFTIEERLNANAWDVDIHRPHIKIKDPDKCRTCEKKPCTYMCPAKCYVQQGDYIVLSTEACVECGTCRVVCPHGAIEWNYPRSGMGIWYRFT from the coding sequence ATGAGCTTGAAGTATTTTACCATAGAGGAGCGGCTCAACGCCAACGCCTGGGATGTCGACATACACAGACCTCACATAAAGATAAAGGACCCCGATAAGTGTAGGACATGTGAAAAGAAGCCATGTACCTACATGTGCCCAGCGAAGTGCTACGTCCAGCAGGGCGACTACATAGTATTAAGCACAGAGGCGTGTGTCGAGTGCGGGACCTGCCGCGTGGTGTGTCCACACGGCGCAATTGAGTGGAACTATCCGCGATCCGGAATGGGGATTTGGTATAGGTTCACCTAG
- a CDS encoding FAD-dependent oxidoreductase — protein MKFDVAIVGAGPAGLAAAYRLASSGFKVVVLERGREPGAKELYGGRIYAYWLDKYLPEFRKDAPVDRWVRKERVSFLTEDKALTVELAITQKEKTSFVVPLVSFVSWLSKLVQGAGAKIVTEVTVDALVKDEKGKITGVRSGSDVLQAEYVIDAEGVNRLLLERAGIVKKLEPELVAVGVKEVLKFENKKVLEERLGLDEDEGLAWALAGYPTEYLPGGGFIYTYKDSLALGVVVYLKNWEKLKTPVYDLIEKFRLHPYIAPLVKGATLQEYGGHMTPVAGINMSPPRYYYDGLLIVGDAAGFLLHTGVLIRGVDFAIASGVLAAEAIKEARSPSAEDLAIYEKKLRESFVLQQLEKFRSADRLLGDESLFRDLTLLSTEAAYRYFNIDHNQRTMFEAVREASKKTRVSVLKTMINMIRMLRSL, from the coding sequence ATGAAGTTCGACGTGGCTATAGTAGGGGCTGGACCCGCGGGCCTCGCCGCCGCATACAGACTCGCCTCTTCTGGTTTCAAGGTAGTAGTCTTAGAAAGGGGGAGGGAGCCAGGGGCCAAGGAGCTCTACGGCGGCCGTATCTACGCGTACTGGCTTGACAAGTACCTGCCCGAATTCCGCAAAGACGCCCCCGTCGATAGGTGGGTTAGAAAGGAGAGAGTATCTTTCCTAACTGAAGACAAGGCTTTAACAGTGGAACTTGCAATAACTCAAAAGGAAAAGACCAGTTTCGTAGTGCCACTAGTCTCCTTTGTATCTTGGCTATCTAAATTGGTACAGGGCGCCGGCGCAAAAATCGTGACGGAGGTCACCGTAGACGCCTTGGTAAAAGACGAGAAGGGAAAAATTACTGGGGTACGGTCGGGGTCCGACGTCTTGCAGGCAGAGTATGTAATCGATGCGGAGGGGGTTAACCGTCTACTTCTAGAACGCGCTGGGATAGTGAAGAAGCTAGAGCCGGAGCTGGTTGCCGTCGGCGTAAAAGAGGTGTTGAAATTTGAAAACAAGAAGGTGCTTGAGGAGAGGCTGGGCCTCGACGAAGACGAAGGCCTTGCGTGGGCGTTAGCCGGCTATCCCACAGAGTATCTGCCCGGCGGCGGATTCATCTACACGTACAAAGACTCCCTAGCGCTCGGCGTCGTTGTGTATCTAAAGAACTGGGAAAAGCTGAAAACGCCGGTATACGACCTAATTGAGAAGTTTAGGCTACATCCCTACATTGCGCCTCTTGTAAAGGGGGCCACTCTACAGGAGTATGGGGGACACATGACGCCGGTGGCTGGGATTAATATGTCGCCTCCCCGTTACTACTACGACGGCTTGTTAATTGTAGGCGACGCCGCTGGGTTTCTACTGCACACAGGCGTGTTGATACGCGGAGTCGACTTCGCCATCGCCTCCGGCGTATTAGCCGCCGAGGCTATCAAAGAGGCGAGAAGCCCCTCAGCCGAGGATCTGGCAATTTACGAGAAAAAACTTAGAGAAAGCTTCGTCTTGCAACAACTTGAGAAATTCAGATCTGCGGATCGTCTGCTAGGCGACGAGTCTCTATTCAGAGATCTTACTCTTTTATCCACAGAGGCGGCGTACAGATACTTCAACATAGACCACAACCAGAGGACTATGTTTGAGGCTGTACGTGAGGCGTCGAAGAAGACACGTGTTAGTGTGTTAAAGACAATGATAAATATGATAAGGATGTTAAGAAGCCTATGA
- a CDS encoding molybdenum cofactor biosynthesis protein, which yields MKIRLKYFSALRDVTGKISEELDVPPGYTLGQLINWFFNKYPKAEVFKEELLVLVNGRTLDNFYVLREGDEVALMPPVSGGGGVVSQPVDLNREVVDIIEKTAPRGGGGVVIFVGYVKGRVGDATVNILEYEAYEPHASHKIREIEEWARSQEGVLEARIYHVAGSLRPGDHTVYVFVSAVSRDVAFKIAREALERVKHEVPIFKLEKRSDGEYWVLGDGRRVPRSPQS from the coding sequence GTGAAAATTCGTCTTAAGTACTTCTCAGCCCTAAGAGATGTAACTGGCAAAATTTCCGAAGAGTTAGACGTTCCGCCTGGCTACACATTAGGTCAGTTAATCAACTGGTTTTTTAATAAGTATCCAAAAGCTGAGGTTTTCAAAGAGGAGTTGCTGGTCTTGGTAAACGGACGGACACTCGACAACTTCTACGTATTGAGGGAGGGGGACGAGGTGGCGTTGATGCCACCTGTGAGTGGCGGCGGCGGTGTGGTTAGCCAACCTGTAGATTTAAACAGGGAGGTTGTTGACATAATTGAAAAGACTGCGCCGAGAGGCGGAGGGGGGGTGGTGATTTTCGTGGGTTATGTCAAGGGGAGGGTGGGCGACGCCACCGTAAATATATTGGAGTACGAGGCCTATGAGCCCCACGCTAGTCACAAAATAAGGGAGATTGAGGAGTGGGCTAGGAGTCAGGAGGGGGTGCTCGAGGCTAGAATTTACCATGTAGCTGGTTCGTTGAGGCCGGGCGACCACACGGTGTACGTCTTCGTGTCTGCGGTTAGTAGAGACGTCGCGTTTAAAATAGCTAGAGAGGCGTTGGAGAGGGTAAAGCACGAGGTTCCGATTTTTAAACTCGAAAAGAGAAGCGATGGGGAGTACTGGGTGCTTGGCGACGGCAGACGCGTGCCTAGAAGTCCTCAATCTTAA
- a CDS encoding ATPase domain-containing protein: MSEYHLYYETIPTGIDGLDAIIGGGFIRGRTYLISGETGTAKTLTALTFLLQGALKYGEPGIYISVDETYEQFVEGARRFGWDIEDLRARGLIEVLVPEMDIVERIREKDPTAIAKSLVASIREYVAALNAQRLVIDPIAPLVSLDKDVQVLREYIRVLVMSIEREIGTTNIITTEIPSGSGAISRYGVEEFLATGVFIMGIAKARDGSFKRVMFVRKMRWSPVHPGIYEIEIVPKMGIVVKGQIKEPLVPVTYLPTL; the protein is encoded by the coding sequence GTGTCGGAGTACCACCTCTACTACGAGACTATTCCGACGGGGATTGATGGTCTCGATGCCATAATTGGAGGGGGGTTTATAAGGGGGAGGACATATCTAATTTCTGGGGAGACGGGCACCGCCAAGACGCTAACTGCGTTGACGTTTCTTCTACAGGGGGCTCTTAAATATGGGGAGCCTGGAATATACATATCCGTGGACGAGACATATGAGCAGTTTGTGGAGGGGGCTAGGAGGTTTGGTTGGGATATTGAAGATCTGAGGGCCCGGGGGCTGATAGAGGTTTTAGTGCCTGAGATGGATATTGTGGAGCGCATTAGGGAGAAGGACCCCACCGCCATCGCCAAATCTCTTGTAGCTTCTATACGGGAGTACGTGGCGGCGTTGAACGCGCAGAGGCTGGTTATTGACCCAATTGCGCCGCTGGTCTCGCTTGATAAGGATGTCCAGGTGTTGAGGGAGTACATTAGGGTTCTTGTCATGAGTATTGAGAGGGAGATAGGCACCACTAACATAATCACGACGGAAATCCCGTCTGGCTCCGGCGCTATTAGTAGATACGGCGTCGAGGAGTTTCTAGCAACCGGCGTTTTCATTATGGGAATTGCAAAGGCGAGAGATGGAAGCTTCAAGAGGGTGATGTTTGTAAGAAAGATGAGGTGGAGCCCCGTCCACCCAGGCATATACGAGATAGAAATAGTCCCAAAAATGGGTATTGTAGTAAAGGGCCAGATTAAAGAGCCCCTCGTACCCGTCACCTATCTACCAACTCTGTAA
- a CDS encoding helix-turn-helix domain-containing protein, which translates to MRDFATQRLAEQIINLLREYGELSSADIAKMLGVNRRSVAAVLARLRREGVVEYLGYCFGGNRCNTRWKLKMN; encoded by the coding sequence GTGAGGGATTTTGCAACCCAGAGGTTGGCAGAGCAGATCATAAACCTCTTGAGGGAGTATGGAGAGTTAAGTAGTGCAGATATTGCAAAAATGCTTGGGGTTAATAGACGCTCTGTCGCTGCAGTGTTGGCCCGCCTCAGGAGAGAGGGGGTCGTGGAGTATCTAGGATATTGTTTTGGAGGAAATCGGTGCAACACTAGGTGGAAGCTGAAAATGAATTAG
- a CDS encoding 30S ribosomal protein S7, with the protein MSTIFGEQLPKSSRVEYVGDVPIIEECPRDVKTLGGEPVLLFGKWSYEEVVVRDPGLRRYICLKPVMLPHTEGRFQNVRFGKARIPIVERLINLMMRPGRNAGKKHKAYNIVKRAFELVYYKTGRNPLQVFIDAIINTAPREEVTRIIMGGIAYSVSVDVSPQRRLDLALRWITEGARTCSFNNPKPIEECLADELVAAAANDPKSYAVRKREELERIAAASR; encoded by the coding sequence ATGTCTACGATCTTCGGAGAGCAACTTCCTAAGAGTAGCCGAGTGGAGTACGTAGGCGATGTGCCCATAATTGAGGAGTGTCCACGTGATGTTAAGACTCTCGGCGGCGAGCCGGTTCTACTGTTTGGTAAATGGAGTTATGAAGAGGTGGTGGTGAGAGATCCCGGTCTGAGGAGGTATATCTGTCTAAAGCCTGTGATGCTTCCACATACTGAGGGGAGGTTTCAAAATGTGCGGTTTGGAAAGGCGCGGATCCCTATCGTGGAGAGACTTATAAACCTCATGATGAGGCCGGGGAGAAACGCCGGCAAGAAGCACAAGGCGTATAACATAGTCAAGAGGGCTTTTGAGCTGGTGTACTACAAGACGGGTAGAAATCCGCTACAGGTTTTCATCGACGCAATAATCAACACGGCCCCGAGGGAGGAAGTCACGAGGATAATTATGGGCGGCATAGCTTATTCTGTTTCTGTAGACGTATCTCCACAAAGGCGTCTTGATCTCGCTCTCCGCTGGATTACGGAGGGCGCAAGAACTTGTTCGTTTAATAACCCGAAGCCGATAGAGGAGTGTCTCGCCGACGAGCTCGTTGCGGCGGCGGCGAATGATCCCAAGAGCTACGCCGTGAGGAAGCGTGAGGAGCTAGAACGCATCGCCGCCGCCTCGCGTTAA
- a CDS encoding replication factor C small subunit, whose amino-acid sequence MAELFWFEKYRPRSFDEVVDLEEVKARLRGFVKSGDMPHLLFYGPPGTGKTTMALVLARELYGEYWRENTLELNASDERGINVIRERVKEFARTAPVGKAPFKLVILDEADNMTSDAQQALRRIMEIYAQNTRFILLANYVSRIIDPIISRCAIFRFSPMPKNLMAERLRLIAKSEGVELRDDAIDIIYELSEGDMRKAINLLQVVAATNKVVDSNAVAAAAATIKPSDIIELFNLAIGGDVSKAREKLRELMYLKGVAGVDFIRAFQRELIRMALDDDVKAEIAELLADIDYRLTQGADEEIQLTYLLSKLGALGRRIRPSPAQQKKR is encoded by the coding sequence ATGGCTGAGTTGTTTTGGTTTGAGAAGTATCGTCCTCGTTCTTTTGATGAGGTGGTGGATTTGGAGGAGGTTAAGGCTAGGCTTAGGGGTTTTGTGAAGAGCGGCGACATGCCGCATCTCCTCTTCTACGGCCCTCCCGGCACTGGGAAGACCACCATGGCCCTTGTCTTGGCTAGAGAACTCTACGGTGAATACTGGCGGGAGAACACGCTGGAGCTCAACGCATCAGACGAGAGAGGGATAAATGTAATTCGGGAGAGAGTAAAGGAATTCGCGCGGACGGCGCCCGTGGGCAAGGCACCCTTTAAACTAGTCATACTAGACGAAGCAGACAACATGACTTCAGACGCACAACAAGCACTACGCAGAATAATGGAAATATACGCACAAAACACAAGATTCATACTACTAGCAAACTATGTATCACGTATAATCGATCCTATTATTTCTAGATGCGCCATCTTTAGGTTTTCACCCATGCCGAAGAATCTCATGGCAGAAAGACTCAGGCTCATTGCAAAAAGTGAGGGTGTTGAGCTTAGGGACGACGCCATTGACATAATATATGAACTGTCGGAGGGAGATATGAGGAAGGCTATAAACCTCCTACAAGTGGTTGCGGCTACGAATAAAGTTGTTGACTCCAATGCCGTAGCCGCCGCCGCGGCTACTATAAAGCCCTCAGATATTATTGAGCTATTTAATCTTGCAATCGGCGGCGACGTGTCAAAGGCCCGGGAGAAGCTCCGAGAACTTATGTACCTCAAGGGCGTTGCAGGTGTCGACTTCATAAGAGCCTTCCAGAGAGAACTTATACGAATGGCGCTTGATGATGATGTTAAGGCGGAGATCGCCGAGTTGCTGGCAGACATCGATTATAGACTCACACAGGGAGCGGATGAAGAAATTCAGTTGACTTATCTACTAAGTAAGTTAGGTGCCTTGGGGAGGCGGATTAGGCCGAGCCCTGCCCAGCAGAAAAAGAGATAA
- a CDS encoding replication factor C large subunit, producing MPLPWVEKYRPKSFADIVNQEEAKYVLASWICAKFKAPKEFCARWAKKKDREITEARAVLLAGPPGVGKTTIVHALAREIRYELIELNASDVRTAERLRQVVGSGLRESSLFGYEGKIVLFDEVDGLHVKEDKGGLEAIIDIVETAKVPIVMTANNPYDPKFRPLRDLSLVVNLRRLSEDEVVEVLRRICVNEGAKCEDEALRSIAKSSMGDLRAAINDLQMYLTGGRKMLVLDDIKRAGERNPQLSMFEILDRVYKARWFDEARAVSFNPSFDWEQYFVWALESIPVVYKDLEAMSTAYDRLSKADVFIGRIKRMQEWELLPYAMELALGGVSQIKDKPRLPPFIRYGFPQRLLLLARSREARRRRDALVEYLAQNLHVSKSAVRSEILYVLSALSKANPSVVEKLSKSLGISAVDIRTLL from the coding sequence ATGCCCCTCCCCTGGGTGGAGAAGTACAGACCCAAGTCTTTTGCAGATATTGTGAATCAGGAGGAGGCGAAGTACGTCTTGGCGTCTTGGATATGCGCCAAATTCAAGGCCCCTAAGGAGTTCTGTGCGCGCTGGGCTAAGAAAAAGGACAGGGAGATTACGGAGGCTAGGGCCGTTCTTTTAGCAGGCCCTCCTGGGGTTGGCAAGACTACAATAGTCCACGCCTTGGCGAGAGAAATTAGATATGAGCTTATTGAGCTTAACGCAAGTGATGTGAGAACTGCTGAGAGGCTGAGGCAGGTAGTGGGCAGTGGGTTGAGGGAGTCTTCTCTCTTTGGCTACGAGGGCAAGATAGTCTTGTTTGACGAGGTTGATGGCCTCCATGTAAAAGAAGATAAGGGGGGGCTGGAGGCTATTATCGACATAGTGGAGACGGCGAAGGTTCCCATAGTCATGACCGCAAATAACCCCTACGATCCAAAGTTCAGGCCTTTGAGAGATCTCTCGCTTGTGGTTAACTTGAGGAGACTTTCTGAAGACGAGGTGGTTGAGGTATTGAGAAGGATATGCGTCAACGAGGGGGCTAAATGTGAAGATGAGGCTTTGAGAAGCATCGCAAAGTCGTCTATGGGCGACCTACGTGCGGCTATTAATGATCTACAGATGTACCTAACAGGCGGGAGGAAGATGTTGGTGTTAGATGATATAAAGAGGGCGGGGGAGAGAAATCCACAGCTTTCTATGTTCGAGATTTTGGATCGCGTTTACAAGGCGCGTTGGTTTGACGAGGCCCGTGCCGTGTCTTTCAACCCGTCTTTTGACTGGGAGCAGTACTTCGTATGGGCTCTTGAAAGTATCCCAGTTGTGTACAAAGATCTTGAGGCGATGTCGACGGCGTATGACCGGCTTAGCAAAGCCGACGTGTTTATTGGAAGAATAAAGAGGATGCAGGAATGGGAGCTTCTGCCTTATGCCATGGAGCTCGCCCTCGGTGGGGTTTCTCAAATAAAAGACAAGCCAAGGCTCCCTCCCTTTATTAGATATGGATTCCCACAGAGACTTCTCCTACTGGCTAGATCTAGAGAGGCGCGGAGGAGGCGGGACGCGCTTGTTGAATACCTAGCACAGAACTTACATGTTTCCAAGTCGGCTGTCAGGTCTGAGATATTGTATGTACTTTCAGCGCTGTCGAAAGCCAACCCTAGTGTAGTGGAGAAATTAAGTAAATCTCTGGGCATCAGCGCTGTAGATATTAGAACCCTGCTCTGA
- a CDS encoding DUF3195 domain-containing protein: MERGHVLIRTAPRKDKVVARDLCDCLYYYDQSVKCEVIKPGFVYVNTFTTYLGECLNLFYFKKLLKI, from the coding sequence ATGGAGAGGGGCCACGTACTTATTAGGACGGCTCCACGGAAAGACAAGGTCGTGGCCAGGGATTTATGCGACTGCCTGTATTACTATGACCAGTCTGTTAAATGTGAGGTAATAAAGCCTGGTTTTGTCTATGTCAATACTTTTACTACTTACTTAGGTGAATGTCTAAATTTATTTTATTTTAAAAAATTATTAAAAATATAG
- a CDS encoding DUF3195 domain-containg protein, translating into MYDYVSRERPECSSCVVVAVGGLYFVRRVG; encoded by the coding sequence ATATATGATTATGTATCTAGGGAGAGGCCGGAGTGTAGTAGTTGTGTAGTCGTTGCAGTCGGCGGGCTGTATTTCGTGCGCAGAGTTGGCTGA